From the Methanomicrobiales archaeon genome, one window contains:
- a CDS encoding nitrogenase component 1 — protein sequence MQSDSIVFRGNLRQLLGNVESGEMIPKLQASHAPMCKFFTAYYVINGIRHVVPLVHGPTGCPLYMSDFVRTRECCEIRGVPLEPTACTSLDESNVIYGGEGKLLEAVKEAYAKYRPDLIVILSCCCSGIIGDDVENIAREAERTVGCRVLALRSEGFGGDFRSGYEDAFRLIMDLMEPPKTTMKGTVNILGARWGPTPTEFDWDLDEVERLLSEVGIRINAVIAGGCTVEQIKHAREVELNASWCYDWGQKLGDRMQERFGIPYSRTGQPYGLEATREWLLGIAGPLGLEKRALEVIERETRAVEADLAYLKGALEGKTAVIEISEFPGPIRALSLARMAEEFGARPVVVNVHPYTIKERMPSIQYILETGVNPEVILTRGLFHLGSFRSSKETEEELEAIVQGYDDVVFFGNSGRFPPCPVVNLTLMNPGFQPQYGFRGIRNIAALVRQALENKDLPRSRLFRGMLYGTRTK from the coding sequence ATGCAGAGTGATTCCATTGTATTTCGCGGCAACCTGCGGCAACTGCTGGGGAACGTGGAAAGCGGCGAGATGATCCCCAAATTGCAGGCATCGCACGCCCCCATGTGCAAATTTTTCACGGCCTACTACGTGATAAACGGAATACGGCACGTGGTCCCCCTGGTGCACGGCCCCACGGGCTGCCCGCTTTATATGTCCGACTTTGTCAGGACGCGGGAGTGCTGCGAGATCCGCGGCGTTCCCCTCGAACCCACCGCCTGCACCTCCCTCGACGAGAGCAACGTCATCTACGGCGGCGAGGGAAAACTCCTGGAAGCGGTGAAGGAGGCGTACGCGAAGTATCGCCCCGACCTCATCGTCATCCTCTCCTGCTGCTGCTCCGGGATCATCGGCGACGACGTCGAGAACATCGCCCGCGAGGCGGAGAGGACGGTCGGCTGCCGGGTGCTGGCGCTCCGCAGTGAGGGGTTCGGCGGCGACTTCCGGAGCGGCTACGAGGACGCGTTCCGGCTCATCATGGATCTCATGGAGCCCCCGAAGACGACGATGAAGGGGACGGTCAATATCCTGGGGGCCCGCTGGGGACCCACCCCGACAGAGTTCGACTGGGACCTGGACGAGGTAGAGCGGCTTCTTTCCGAGGTCGGGATCAGAATAAACGCCGTCATCGCGGGCGGCTGCACCGTCGAGCAGATCAAACATGCCCGCGAGGTGGAGCTGAACGCCTCGTGGTGCTACGACTGGGGGCAGAAGCTGGGCGACCGGATGCAGGAACGGTTCGGCATCCCCTACAGCCGCACGGGGCAGCCCTACGGGCTGGAGGCGACACGGGAGTGGCTCCTCGGGATCGCAGGACCCCTGGGCCTGGAGAAGCGGGCGCTGGAGGTGATCGAGCGGGAGACCCGGGCGGTGGAGGCGGATCTGGCCTACCTCAAAGGCGCCCTCGAGGGAAAGACCGCCGTCATCGAGATATCGGAGTTCCCGGGACCGATCCGTGCCCTCTCGCTCGCCCGGATGGCGGAGGAGTTCGGCGCCCGCCCGGTCGTGGTCAACGTCCATCCCTACACGATCAAGGAGCGGATGCCCAGCATCCAGTACATCCTTGAGACGGGCGTCAACCCGGAGGTCATCCTCACCAGGGGGCTCTTCCACCTGGGCAGCTTCCGCTCGTCGAAAGAGACCGAGGAGGAGCTGGAGGCGATCGTGCAGGGGTACGACGACGTCGTCTTCTTCGGGAACTCCGGGCGGTTCCCCCCCTGCCCGGTGGTGAACCTGACGCTCATGAACCCGGGGTTCCAGCCCCAGTACGGCTTCCGGGGAATCCGGAACATCGCCGCCCTGGTGCGGCAGGCGCTCGAGAATAAAGATCTACCGCGATCGCGCCTCTTTCGGGGAATGCTCTATGGAACACGGACGAAGTAG